GGCCCTGCAGGTCGCCATGGGACAGTCGCCTGATCTTCGCCCGCAGCGCGCCAGTTCGGCTGCCGCCGTCCGTTTCATGACGGCGGCGCCCGGACGCGTGCTGGCCATCGAGGGCCTGGCCGAGGCCCGTGGGCAGGCCGGCCTGCAATGCCTGGATCTCTACCGCCAGCCCGGCGATCTGGTGCCGCCATTGACGGACGCCGCCGCGCGTTGCGGCCATCTCATTTGCTGCGCCGCGTCGCCGGTCGAGGCCGCGGCGGCGGCCGATGCCGCACTGGCCCGCTTGCAAATCACGACCCAGGAGGGCGCACATGATTGATGACGAGCTGCTCGATTCGCTGGCACATCCGACCTTGTCTTCGGGCTGGCTGGGCCAGGGGCGCGATGCCAGCTTCGCCGCGCTGGCGGGTGAGCTGCAAGCCCAGCCCTATCTTGGCGCTTGCGCAATCGGACTGGCAGGCGTGGAGGGCTACAGCCATCGGGGCTTCATCGAGGCCTGCCGCGCGTATCCGGGCATGATTCCGATCGCGGGCTGCGACCCGGCGTGCGACGGCTCGCTCGAGGCGTTGCGGGCGTTGCGGGCGATGGGTTTTCGAGGCATCAAGCTGCACCCGCGCTTTTCCGGCCTGACCCGGCGCCTGGACAGCCTGGCCCCGCTGCTGCGTGCCGCCGGAGATGTCGGATTGGTGGTGTTCTTCTGCACCTACCAGCATTGCGGGCTGGAGCAGTACCCCGACGAGGATCCCTTCTTCACAATGGTGGGTCTGCTGCGCGAGGCGCCGCAGACCAAGGTGGTGCTGGTTCATGGCGGTGACGTGTCGGTGCTGCGCTATGCGCAGCTGGTGCGACACAACCCGCGGCTGCTGCTCGACCTTTCGCTGACGCTGATGAAGTTCCAGGGCAGCTCGGTCGATGCAGACCTTGCCTACTTGTTCCGGCACTTCGACCGCCGCATCTGCGTGGGCAGCGACTGGCCCGAATACAGCCTCGGCGAGGTGCGCGCGCGCTACGAGCATTTCGCTGCCGGCTTGGCGCCGGACAAGCGGCGCAATATCGCGCATGGCAATCTGCTCGCCTTTCTGGGCGTTGACAGGGCCTCGCTGAGTGCCTAGAGCGTG
This portion of the Paucibacter sediminis genome encodes:
- a CDS encoding amidohydrolase family protein → MIDDELLDSLAHPTLSSGWLGQGRDASFAALAGELQAQPYLGACAIGLAGVEGYSHRGFIEACRAYPGMIPIAGCDPACDGSLEALRALRAMGFRGIKLHPRFSGLTRRLDSLAPLLRAAGDVGLVVFFCTYQHCGLEQYPDEDPFFTMVGLLREAPQTKVVLVHGGDVSVLRYAQLVRHNPRLLLDLSLTLMKFQGSSVDADLAYLFRHFDRRICVGSDWPEYSLGEVRARYEHFAAGLAPDKRRNIAHGNLLAFLGVDRASLSA